Sequence from the Corallincola holothuriorum genome:
TCTGTCAAATTATCTACATCGGCAGTGAATGTTGTTTCCAACGTCCAGTTAGCATCGGCTACTTTGAACTGAGGAACGCCTGCAACCATCTCTACGTTGTGGAGATAGTAAGCATCCTGTTCAAATGTGAGCATATATTCTTCTTCAGCCCCCCAGCCACTGAATTCCCCTTTGAGGAAAAGATCAACGGCATAAGGGGGAGTAGGCTCAGGATCGATACACGCATCACCTGTGTCATTAATGACTTGCGGAGGATCACAGGTGAGAGTGTCGTCATCGTCGTCAGAGCAGCCTCCTAGGCTAAATCCGCTGGCTAATATGAGCACTGCGGTGGCGAGACGGTGCTTGGATAACACTGTTGGATTCATCGATTCCTTCCTTTTAGTTTGTAGTCGACATCACGTTGAAAGATATAGGGTAGACCAAGGCTTAACATAAGAACTTGTTGATATATAAGGGCTTTGGAGGAGAAAATGTTAAAAGTATGGGCAGTTAAAAAAGGTGATCACGCTCCGCTGGCAGATTACCAAGCGTAAGTTTTTGTAACTGGTTGGTTACAAGCAGAGGATTTACATATTGAGATATGCTGCTCCCCATCAGTGCGCTTATTGCTGGGGAGTCATTGGCGAAGTGTACAGAGCGTTTGAAGTAAGCTTTAGATAAGTTCTGATTTTGAACAGCAACAGGTTAAACTAGCGCGCAACGGGAAATCCAAGTTACAGCAAACGGCAAGGGGCAGTTAGATGGCGATTCAATGGTATCCGGGACACATGCACAAGGCGCAGAAAGAGATCGCTGAAGTGATGCCACAGATGGATCTGATTATCGAAGTGTTGGACGCCCGTATTCCTTACAGTAGTAGTAATCCAATGATCACTAAGTTACGTGGCGATAAGCCGGTAATTAAGGTTCTAAACAAGCGCGATCTTGCCGACCCGCTCCTAACAGCCCGTTGGGTGGACTATTTGGAACAGGAAACCGGGGTTAGAGCTTTGCCCCTGACAACGCAGCAGCCGTCTGAAATTAAAACCATCATCGAACTGTGCCGTAAATTGGTACCTCACCGGGACCAAGCTGGCAAAAATATTCGCGCCATGATTATGGGGATCCCCAATGTGGGTAAGTCGACCACGATTAATATTCTTGCTGATCGTATTATTGCCAAGACCGGTAACGAGCCGGCAGTAACTAAGGCGCAGCAGCGCATCAATCTGCAGAATGGTGTGGTGCTAACAGACACCCCGGGCATGCTATGGCCTAAGGTGGAAAACGAAAATAGTGGTTATCGCTTAGCTGTGACAGGGGCTGTTAAAGACACCGCAATGGAGTCTGATGACGTGGGTATGTATGCAGCGGACTATTTGTTGCTGGCTTACCCTGAGCAACTGAAACAGCGCTATCAGTTGCCAGAGTTACCGGAGACTGGCTGGGATCTGTTGGAAATGATAGGGCGTAAGCGTGGCTGTTTACGTTCCGGTGGCAAGGTCGAAATGAATAAAGCGGCGGATCTTCTGTTACATGAAGTACGCGCAGGTACGCTAGGAAAAATCACCATGGAGACTCCGGATATGGTGATTGACGAAGAAGCCTTGATAGCAAAACGTCTAGCGGAAAAAGCGGCGAAGGATGCACAACGCAAAGCTAAATTTAAAGGCCGTCGTTAAACGGGCTTTGGGCCGAGAAGAATTGAGGAGGGATGGTCACGATGGAAAAGCAGACTGAAATTGAAGCGGCGGTGTTACGTCGTTTATTAGCTCATTTAGACAGTCGTAAAGATGTTCAAAATATTGATCTGATGAACCTAGCGGGTTTTTGCCGTAACTGCCTATCAAAATGGATGGTGGCAGAGGCTGCTCAGCTGGATGTAGCGGTTGACCCTGACGAGGCCAGAGAACACATTTACGGTATGCCTTACAGTGAATGGAAGGCGAAGTATCAAAAAGAAGCCACCCCGGAACAGTTGGCCGCTTTTAATGCCAGCCAGAAAAAATAGTCAGGCGTGGGATGAGATCGCTGCGCTGCCAAACTTGGGGACTGTATCGGCGAAAATGTTACTTGCAGCTGGTATCGCTTCTTTGACTGAATTACAGGCATTAGGGGCTGTTCGCTGTTTTCTGCGGGTCGAGCAGCAGTTGTTAAAGCCACCCAGCTTGAATCTGCTTTATGCGCTTGAAGGCGCGCTAGTTAACACCCATTGGTGCACTGTTAAACGGGAGATGGGAGGGCAGCTTATTCTGGAGTTAGATGCTGCCCGGCAAGCGCTTAAGGCATAAAGATACGTGAGCTTAGTCTCTGCGTAGTTTAGGTTTGGTGGAGATCGGTGTGGGGTAACGCTTAACCACCCAATAGGTAGAAAAGATAAAGGTCGCTATGGTTGCAGATTGTATTAAGGTAGCTCCTTCGCTGCTTAATACGCCGCTGCTTAGCGCGGAAAAGGCCACCAACATAGAGAATTCACTGGCTTGCCCCAAGCGAACCCCAAGCTGTTGAGATATCGCTCTATCTTCACCCGTCCAGATAAATGCTTTTTTAAAGCTAAGTACCTTCAGCCCTACTAATACTACGCCGAAACAGAAGCCGGACAACATTAAAAATGGTGCCATTCCAGCATCAAATTGCGCACCGATGGCAAAGAAAAATAGGATCAGGAAAAACTCCCTTAATGGTTTCAGGTGCTCAGCGATGGCCATCGCCACTTGACTGACAGCAATCGATAGGCCAGCTAAAAAGGCGCCAATCTCGTATGAGAGACCAAGTTGATGGGCGGCTTCCGCCCAAAACAGACACCACGCCAGAGTAGCGACAAATGTGTATTCCTGGATCACATCAAAGCGGCGGAACAGTGGCAACACGATGAAGCGCACCCCAGCAAAGGCCAGTATGGCGATGCCAACTAATTTCACTAGCAGCATCGCGAATGTGGTGAGCATCGCTTCACCTGCATCAATATTCAAAAACAGGATCACCATGATAGCCAGAATGTCTTGCAGCAGCAGTACACTGGTCATCACCTCACCAATGTGTTTGTGATGCAAGGCCGTTGTGGGGATCAGTTTCAGGCCAATGACGGTGCTTGAAAACATGAGTGCCGCACCTATCACCAGCGCTTCTTTTAGCGGCATTCCCATACTAAGGGCAAACACAAAGCTGGCGCTAAAAAATAGCAGGGAGGTGCCGAGGGTAATCAGTGCTGTTTTCTGAAACAGCAATAACAGCTTTCTGGGTTGCAGATGTAAGCCAAGCAAAAACAGCAACAGGATCACACCCACATGGGCGATCTGTTCAATGTTGTTGGCATTAGGGATCAAGTCAAAGCCGGATGGGCCGATGAGGATCCCGGCAACAATGTAAGCAAGAATGATTGGCTGGCGAGCGTACAGGAATGCAGTGCCAATAATGGCAGCACTGACCACTATCATGGAAAGCTGTATGACGATGGTGTCAAAGCTGATCTGCATTATTTATCTTTATCCTGCGGGTACTGCTTTCATCCGTATCTGCAGAATAACCGGAAATGGGTATCAATTGGCAATATTCTTCTCAGCAAAGACACGGTGATAGTCTTTCATAAATGTGATCCACGTTGGAAAAAATGTGCTGTTTCAGTGAGTTATACTATCATTCAAAAATGATTAAAGTCTGTACAATTTTGGCCGATAACCTAAGCGTGTAATTTTAACTTTTTTATGCCGATGGCTGATCATAAAGCCGCTCATTGATGGCAATGGGTTGGCTAGTCAGTACATAGGGCTAAGGTATGATGATGAATAAGATCCCAGACCTGATGAATCTGTTGCGTCCACAGCCGGGAAGTGCCGGCCGCCTGGGTCAGCCACAGAATGATGCCGCGGGTGGTCTGAAGTCGGCCCCGGGTTTGGTTTCGCAACCCGGCGAAGATGTTTCTTTGCGTTCGCCATTTCAAGTTGCGATGCGCTCTTTGGCCGATTCAGTCTATAAAAATTTGCCATTTTCGCCGCAACAAGCAGCATCGTCAGAGGCTCCGGTCGAAGAAAATACCGGTGGTTTTGATTACGAGCTCGTGGCTAACAATGTGACTTCCTATATCGAAAAGGCTGTTAACCAAGCGCGGGAGCGCGGTGAAAGCGATGAGTATCTCGAAGATATGATGGCGCAGGCTCGCATCGGTGTAGATCAAGGCTTCGGTGAAGCGCGCGACGAACTTGAAGATATGGGCATGATGAGCGAAGAGCTGGGGAATGGCATAGATAAGAGCTATGACTTGATCCAGCAACG
This genomic interval carries:
- a CDS encoding TfoX/Sxy family DNA transformation protein; its protein translation is MPARKNSQAWDEIAALPNLGTVSAKMLLAAGIASLTELQALGAVRCFLRVEQQLLKPPSLNLLYALEGALVNTHWCTVKREMGGQLILELDAARQALKA
- the ylqF gene encoding ribosome biogenesis GTPase YlqF, coding for MAIQWYPGHMHKAQKEIAEVMPQMDLIIEVLDARIPYSSSNPMITKLRGDKPVIKVLNKRDLADPLLTARWVDYLEQETGVRALPLTTQQPSEIKTIIELCRKLVPHRDQAGKNIRAMIMGIPNVGKSTTINILADRIIAKTGNEPAVTKAQQRINLQNGVVLTDTPGMLWPKVENENSGYRLAVTGAVKDTAMESDDVGMYAADYLLLAYPEQLKQRYQLPELPETGWDLLEMIGRKRGCLRSGGKVEMNKAADLLLHEVRAGTLGKITMETPDMVIDEEALIAKRLAEKAAKDAQRKAKFKGRR
- a CDS encoding cation:proton antiporter, translated to MQISFDTIVIQLSMIVVSAAIIGTAFLYARQPIILAYIVAGILIGPSGFDLIPNANNIEQIAHVGVILLLFLLGLHLQPRKLLLLFQKTALITLGTSLLFFSASFVFALSMGMPLKEALVIGAALMFSSTVIGLKLIPTTALHHKHIGEVMTSVLLLQDILAIMVILFLNIDAGEAMLTTFAMLLVKLVGIAILAFAGVRFIVLPLFRRFDVIQEYTFVATLAWCLFWAEAAHQLGLSYEIGAFLAGLSIAVSQVAMAIAEHLKPLREFFLILFFFAIGAQFDAGMAPFLMLSGFCFGVVLVGLKVLSFKKAFIWTGEDRAISQQLGVRLGQASEFSMLVAFSALSSGVLSSEGATLIQSATIATFIFSTYWVVKRYPTPISTKPKLRRD
- a CDS encoding DUF1244 domain-containing protein, whose translation is MEKQTEIEAAVLRRLLAHLDSRKDVQNIDLMNLAGFCRNCLSKWMVAEAAQLDVAVDPDEAREHIYGMPYSEWKAKYQKEATPEQLAAFNASQKK